One window from the genome of Actinoplanes teichomyceticus ATCC 31121 encodes:
- a CDS encoding YbaB/EbfC family DNA-binding protein yields the protein MAREIDEAWIDEAIDRYKRIDGLRAEFDQAVAAHQVSVHSPDQSIEVVVTAAGDIVDVRVHGGLRQRDTVEFSRQLKAVVTSATEAARWAREKLHAEIFGSLHSLEGH from the coding sequence ATGGCCCGGGAGATCGATGAGGCGTGGATCGATGAGGCGATCGACCGGTACAAGCGCATCGACGGCCTGCGCGCCGAGTTCGACCAGGCCGTGGCGGCGCACCAGGTCTCGGTGCACTCGCCGGACCAGTCGATCGAGGTCGTGGTGACCGCGGCCGGCGACATCGTCGACGTCCGGGTGCACGGTGGCCTGCGGCAGCGCGACACCGTCGAGTTCTCGCGGCAGCTGAAGGCCGTCGTCACCAGCGCCACCGAGGCGGCCCGCTGGGCACGGGAGAAGCTGCACGCCGAAATCTTCGGCTCGTTGCACTCCTTGGAGGGCCACTGA
- a CDS encoding helix-turn-helix transcriptional regulator — MGRLYDTSEIADRLGVTRQRAHVITRQKGFPEPYDELVMGSVWRVEDVEAWIREHRPEIAEDPES, encoded by the coding sequence ATGGGACGCCTCTACGACACCAGCGAGATCGCCGACCGGCTCGGCGTCACACGCCAGCGCGCCCACGTCATCACCCGGCAGAAGGGCTTCCCGGAGCCGTACGACGAGCTCGTGATGGGCTCGGTGTGGCGGGTGGAGGACGTCGAGGCGTGGATCCGCGAGCACCGGCCCGAGATCGCCGAGGACCCGGAGTCCTGA
- a CDS encoding zinc finger domain-containing protein — protein MSGPATPARHLAVSCDRCGAASGEPCINWRTGKPLTAFSAHETRRRKAAR, from the coding sequence ATGAGCGGGCCCGCGACGCCGGCCCGCCACCTCGCGGTGAGCTGCGACAGGTGCGGGGCCGCATCGGGTGAGCCCTGCATCAACTGGCGCACCGGCAAACCGCTGACGGCGTTCTCCGCGCACGAGACCCGGCGCCGGAAGGCCGCTCGATGA
- a CDS encoding metallophosphoesterase: protein MPVVPQPRPAEAERAVPSRPSSLDPQQLGFTPRKPIGWLAPLLLLSTGLRALLAILFGAYMDKRELQNALDDDFFDHSATADGEIWLDYVADLGDGFDATYSIAWLLAQRELAVDGAVLPRGRLLLMGGDQVYPLASGDGYENRMKGPYRAALPEAPPGEPRPTLFALPGNHDWYDGLTAFLRLFARRKDGHIGGWRTEQRRSYFAVKLPGNWWLFAVDEQFGAYIDDPQLLYFERAARQVEPDDRVILMTPSPTWVKAEVHPEAYDAVDYFIRTILAPTGAQVRVLVSGDLHHYARYTGEDRELITCGGGGAYLLGTHKLPQRLVVPPRESMTRNRSRSREYDLVARFPDVRTSRRLSWGVFHRVPRRNAGFATMLGIIHTLTMLPMAGAARQGGSIQRLFSIPLVLMLVLILAGTVLFAKPPGAASSKHARHWILGVTHGLAQIALAAGGTWVWLRLPFQDWAWPGPFAIAAILYGPVIAVAATQLLALYLLVAGAFDVNLNELYAGQGIEDAKSFLRLHIDATGTLTIHPLGVHRVCHRWAADPDGEPHAPWLRPEQPLTVHRIEPPIVIAGPGTPHPGHATIPTARGGRE, encoded by the coding sequence ATGCCTGTCGTTCCGCAGCCGCGTCCGGCCGAGGCGGAGCGGGCCGTGCCGTCGCGGCCGAGCAGTCTCGATCCGCAGCAGCTCGGGTTCACGCCCCGGAAGCCGATCGGCTGGCTCGCGCCGCTGCTGCTGCTCAGCACCGGCCTGCGGGCGCTGCTCGCCATCCTGTTCGGCGCGTACATGGACAAGCGGGAGCTGCAGAACGCGCTGGATGACGACTTCTTCGATCACTCGGCGACCGCCGACGGCGAGATCTGGCTGGACTACGTCGCCGACCTCGGGGACGGCTTCGACGCGACGTATTCGATCGCCTGGCTGCTCGCCCAGCGCGAGCTCGCCGTGGACGGCGCCGTGCTGCCGCGCGGGCGGCTGCTGCTGATGGGCGGCGACCAGGTCTACCCGCTGGCCAGCGGCGACGGCTACGAGAACCGGATGAAGGGGCCGTACCGCGCGGCGTTGCCGGAGGCGCCGCCCGGGGAGCCGCGCCCCACGCTGTTCGCGCTGCCGGGAAACCATGACTGGTACGACGGGCTGACCGCCTTCCTGCGCCTGTTCGCCCGCCGCAAGGACGGCCACATCGGCGGGTGGCGCACCGAGCAGCGCCGGTCGTACTTCGCCGTGAAGCTGCCGGGCAACTGGTGGCTGTTCGCGGTCGACGAGCAGTTCGGGGCGTACATCGACGATCCGCAGCTGCTCTACTTCGAGCGGGCCGCCCGGCAGGTCGAGCCGGACGACCGGGTCATCCTGATGACGCCGTCGCCCACGTGGGTGAAGGCCGAGGTCCACCCCGAGGCGTACGACGCGGTCGACTACTTCATCCGCACCATCCTCGCGCCCACCGGTGCCCAGGTGCGCGTGCTCGTCTCCGGGGACCTGCACCACTACGCGCGCTACACCGGCGAGGACCGGGAACTGATCACCTGCGGGGGCGGCGGGGCGTACCTTCTGGGCACCCACAAGCTGCCGCAGCGGCTCGTCGTGCCGCCGCGCGAGAGCATGACCCGCAACCGCAGCCGCAGCCGGGAGTACGACCTGGTGGCCCGCTTCCCGGACGTACGGACGTCCCGGCGGCTGAGCTGGGGCGTGTTCCACCGGGTGCCGCGACGCAACGCCGGCTTCGCCACGATGCTCGGCATCATCCACACCCTGACCATGCTGCCGATGGCCGGCGCGGCCCGGCAGGGCGGCAGCATCCAGCGGCTGTTCAGCATCCCGCTGGTGCTGATGCTCGTGCTGATCCTGGCCGGTACGGTGCTGTTCGCGAAACCGCCGGGCGCGGCCTCGTCGAAACACGCGCGGCACTGGATCCTCGGCGTCACCCACGGCCTGGCACAGATCGCGCTCGCCGCCGGGGGCACGTGGGTGTGGCTGCGGCTGCCGTTCCAGGACTGGGCGTGGCCGGGACCGTTCGCCATCGCGGCGATCCTGTACGGCCCGGTGATCGCCGTCGCGGCGACCCAGCTGCTGGCGCTCTACCTGCTGGTCGCCGGAGCGTTCGACGTCAATCTCAACGAGCTGTACGCCGGGCAGGGCATCGAGGACGCGAAGAGCTTCCTGCGCCTGCACATCGACGCGACCGGCACGCTGACCATCCACCCGCTCGGCGTGCACCGGGTCTGCCACAGGTGGGCGGCCGACCCGGACGGTGAGCCGCACGCGCCGTGGCTGCGCCCCGAGCAACCCCTCACCGTGCACCGCATCGAGCCACCGATCGTCATCGCCGGGCCGGGCACGCCCCACCCCGGCCACGCCACGATCCCGACCGCGCGCGGCGGCCGGGAGTAG
- a CDS encoding PSP1 domain-containing protein produces MGMLCAVSFNRYGRLYYLDPGEFTPSVGDRVLVPTDDGPEVAECVWAPQWVTEDTDGFPKIMGLAADDDLRRDELLRKRKAEAKVAAKKLIKAHELPMKVVAVDHVLDQGGANGPRTTIYFTAPHRVDFRSLVRDLGATLHCRVELRQLSARDSARVQGGIGSCGRDLCCATFLTDFEPVTIRMAKDQDLPLNPLRISGACGRLMCCLKYEHPLYARFAESAPSIGSRVTTPEGDGRVVAHSVPKDSVIVRMDADGSRCSCSRASVCGPRQAHEERYSEG; encoded by the coding sequence ATGGGCATGCTGTGCGCGGTCAGCTTCAACCGGTATGGCCGCCTCTACTACCTCGACCCGGGTGAGTTCACGCCCTCGGTCGGCGACCGCGTGCTGGTGCCGACCGACGACGGCCCCGAGGTGGCGGAGTGCGTCTGGGCGCCGCAATGGGTCACCGAGGACACCGACGGCTTTCCCAAGATCATGGGGCTCGCCGCCGACGACGACCTGCGCCGCGACGAGCTGCTCCGCAAGCGCAAGGCCGAGGCCAAGGTCGCCGCCAAGAAACTGATCAAGGCGCACGAGCTGCCGATGAAGGTTGTCGCCGTCGATCACGTGCTGGACCAGGGCGGCGCCAACGGCCCGCGTACGACGATCTACTTCACCGCCCCGCACCGGGTCGATTTCCGCTCACTGGTCCGGGACCTCGGCGCCACCCTGCACTGCCGGGTCGAGCTGCGCCAGCTCTCCGCCCGCGACTCGGCCCGGGTGCAGGGCGGCATCGGCTCGTGCGGCCGGGACCTGTGCTGTGCCACCTTCCTCACCGACTTCGAGCCGGTCACCATCCGGATGGCGAAGGACCAGGACCTGCCGCTCAATCCGCTGCGCATCTCCGGCGCCTGCGGACGCCTGATGTGCTGCCTGAAGTATGAACATCCGCTGTACGCCCGTTTTGCGGAGTCCGCCCCCTCCATCGGCTCGCGAGTGACGACGCCTGAAGGCGACGGTCGGGTGGTCGCACACAGCGTCCCCAAAGACTCCGTGATCGTGCGGATGGATGCGGACGGCTCCCGATGCTCGTGCTCACGAGCTTCCGTCTGCGGGCCGAGACAGGCACATGAGGAGCGATACAGCGAAGGCTGA
- a CDS encoding phosphatase PAP2 family protein yields MGCWVALFVAAVLSWGLPTDPVYAFLWLWALAVAWRFGRPWREHLAFARDWVPVVLLLTLYNLSRGFADNIRTPHVTEMIDADRWMFGWMTGGEVPTVWLQQRLYVPDDVQWWEALVSMVYLSHFVASLGTAIVLWLVARHRWAQFMRRWFVLGLAGLATYFVYPAAPPWWAAVNGYLDHSVPRLSLRGGQELGMHGAFSIVKLGQAAANPVAAMPSLHTAYALMVVLFFALMVRKRWWPLLALYPLAMTFTLVYSGEHYVIDVLVGWAYVVFAFTVVWLGERWWRERRARTAADGTPVRAEQREPSADGSVRTSV; encoded by the coding sequence ATGGGGTGCTGGGTGGCGCTGTTCGTCGCCGCGGTGCTGTCGTGGGGTCTGCCGACGGACCCGGTCTACGCGTTCCTGTGGCTGTGGGCGCTCGCTGTCGCCTGGCGTTTCGGCCGTCCCTGGCGCGAGCACCTGGCCTTCGCCAGGGACTGGGTTCCCGTCGTCCTGCTGCTGACCCTCTACAACCTGTCCCGCGGCTTCGCCGACAACATCCGTACGCCGCACGTGACCGAGATGATCGACGCCGACAGGTGGATGTTCGGTTGGATGACCGGCGGCGAGGTGCCGACCGTCTGGCTCCAGCAGCGCCTCTACGTACCGGACGACGTGCAGTGGTGGGAAGCGCTCGTCAGCATGGTCTACCTCTCGCACTTCGTCGCCTCGCTCGGCACCGCGATCGTTCTCTGGCTGGTCGCCCGTCACCGCTGGGCCCAGTTCATGCGTCGCTGGTTCGTCCTCGGCCTGGCCGGCCTGGCCACGTACTTCGTCTACCCGGCGGCACCCCCCTGGTGGGCCGCGGTCAACGGCTACCTGGACCACAGCGTGCCTCGGTTGAGCCTCCGCGGCGGCCAGGAACTGGGTATGCACGGCGCCTTCAGCATCGTCAAGCTGGGCCAGGCGGCCGCCAACCCGGTAGCCGCCATGCCGTCGCTGCACACCGCCTACGCGTTGATGGTCGTGCTCTTCTTCGCGCTGATGGTCCGCAAGCGTTGGTGGCCGCTGCTGGCCCTCTACCCGCTGGCGATGACATTCACGCTGGTCTACTCCGGGGAGCACTACGTCATCGACGTGCTGGTCGGCTGGGCCTACGTGGTCTTCGCCTTCACCGTCGTGTGGCTCGGCGAACGCTGGTGGCGCGAGCGCCGCGCGCGAACCGCGGCCGACGGCACACCTGTACGCGCCGAGCAGCGGGAACCCAGCGCCGACGGGTCGGTGAGGACCTCGGTGTAA
- a CDS encoding DNA methylase produces the protein MAEAPGHLLGQIIGGVLEAALKPVLQDLARKHDLYLDSFGDRPGVRSGKKVTWRDGKGNGHDLDFVLERGGTRSKQGNPAAFIESAWRRYTKHSKAKAQEISGALDPVLMAWAKVKPTGAAVVAGEWTKPALTQLTTNGYVVLHFDFVRTVAVFSRHGIDINGLGEGTPDHFWQKQCDAFNGKSLPKRQELAADLRETMKKDLEVFVAELEGRIIRKVDYVTVVPLHGNPQQFTELEQAILAIDSYSIGPATARFIRFEVRLVYTNGDHIEASFAGAIDAIAFLRTFA, from the coding sequence ATGGCAGAAGCACCTGGTCACTTGTTAGGGCAGATCATCGGCGGTGTGTTGGAAGCAGCACTCAAGCCTGTTTTGCAGGATCTTGCCCGAAAGCACGACCTTTACCTTGACAGCTTCGGGGATAGGCCGGGGGTCCGCTCAGGGAAGAAGGTGACATGGCGGGACGGTAAGGGTAATGGGCACGATCTCGATTTCGTGCTTGAACGCGGCGGCACCAGGAGTAAGCAGGGGAATCCAGCTGCATTCATCGAGTCGGCATGGCGTCGATATACAAAACACAGCAAAGCTAAAGCCCAGGAAATTTCTGGTGCTTTGGACCCGGTCCTTATGGCATGGGCTAAAGTGAAGCCAACCGGGGCCGCCGTCGTAGCTGGCGAGTGGACCAAGCCAGCTCTCACCCAGCTTACGACCAATGGATACGTTGTGCTTCATTTTGACTTCGTCCGGACAGTGGCGGTATTCTCGCGACACGGGATTGACATCAACGGACTCGGTGAGGGCACCCCAGATCACTTTTGGCAGAAGCAATGCGACGCTTTTAATGGCAAATCTCTACCGAAGCGCCAAGAGCTAGCTGCCGATCTGCGCGAGACCATGAAAAAAGATCTTGAAGTCTTTGTTGCGGAGCTAGAGGGGCGCATTATTCGCAAGGTCGACTACGTCACTGTAGTTCCTCTGCATGGCAATCCGCAACAGTTCACCGAACTAGAGCAAGCCATCTTGGCTATCGACTCTTACTCAATCGGTCCCGCGACTGCGCGATTTATTCGGTTCGAAGTTAGGCTGGTCTACACCAACGGCGATCACATTGAGGCTAGTTTTGCCGGCGCCATTGATGCGATTGCGTTCCTTCGAACCTTTGCTTAG
- a CDS encoding class I SAM-dependent methyltransferase, giving the protein MPQPIQSTLFAEPAAVTRRSTNSTTFANNMSLPVHRWFRYSAGFSADWVATEVEKHAARRVLDPFAGSGTTLLAAQAVGAESAGVELHPFVARVAQAKLLWSANVDEFRVRAKKVIAAADDLQPDLSEASDLTVKCFPPESLGPLLALRNALDEYKQGDDIDDLLWLALVAILRKCSPVGTAQWQYVLPGKSKAKVALAFDAFQEQVEIMGRDMALRQSELPSAPQALLSEADVRQPFEIGEGWADLVITSPPYANNYDYADSARLEMTFLGDIASWGDLKPLRQKLVRSCTQQMARYDGHAVLESSPGLDPIRAELAEVYAELAEVRQTKGGKKAYHSMIVAYFDDMATAWQQIRRSTATGGQVCFVVGDSAPYGVHVPVEKWLGTLAIAAGFRDWRFEKVRTRNDKWENRKHRVPLHEGRLWVVD; this is encoded by the coding sequence ATGCCACAGCCGATTCAATCGACCCTCTTCGCCGAGCCCGCGGCGGTAACGCGGAGGTCGACGAACAGCACGACCTTTGCGAACAACATGTCCCTGCCAGTTCACCGATGGTTCCGCTACTCAGCTGGCTTCTCCGCGGACTGGGTAGCAACCGAGGTTGAGAAGCATGCCGCAAGACGCGTCCTAGATCCGTTCGCGGGCTCTGGCACGACGCTACTCGCAGCCCAAGCAGTGGGAGCCGAGAGCGCAGGGGTCGAGCTCCACCCCTTTGTCGCTCGCGTAGCTCAAGCTAAGCTCCTCTGGAGCGCCAACGTAGACGAGTTTCGAGTCCGCGCCAAGAAGGTCATTGCTGCTGCCGATGATCTGCAACCTGACTTGTCGGAGGCTAGCGATCTTACCGTCAAGTGCTTCCCCCCGGAGTCGCTTGGTCCCTTGCTCGCTCTTCGTAACGCCCTCGACGAGTACAAGCAGGGGGATGACATCGATGACCTGCTGTGGTTAGCTTTGGTTGCCATCCTTCGTAAGTGTTCACCCGTGGGTACGGCACAATGGCAGTATGTCCTCCCTGGCAAGTCTAAAGCCAAGGTGGCTCTGGCTTTCGATGCGTTCCAAGAGCAAGTAGAGATTATGGGCCGCGACATGGCATTGCGCCAGTCTGAGCTACCTTCCGCGCCACAGGCACTGCTTTCTGAGGCTGACGTAAGGCAACCCTTCGAAATTGGCGAAGGTTGGGCGGACCTAGTGATCACATCGCCGCCATACGCCAACAACTATGATTATGCCGATAGCGCCAGATTGGAAATGACCTTTCTTGGCGATATCGCATCCTGGGGCGACCTTAAGCCGCTCCGGCAAAAACTTGTACGGTCATGTACGCAGCAGATGGCCCGGTATGACGGCCATGCTGTTCTGGAAAGTTCGCCGGGCCTTGATCCCATACGCGCGGAACTCGCCGAGGTTTACGCTGAACTAGCGGAGGTTCGACAGACGAAAGGAGGTAAGAAAGCTTATCACTCGATGATTGTGGCGTACTTCGATGACATGGCCACCGCTTGGCAACAGATTCGACGGTCCACTGCCACTGGTGGCCAAGTATGTTTCGTTGTCGGCGACTCCGCACCCTACGGAGTTCATGTTCCCGTCGAAAAGTGGCTTGGCACGCTTGCTATCGCAGCAGGCTTCCGTGACTGGAGATTTGAGAAGGTTCGCACTCGTAACGATAAGTGGGAAAATCGGAAGCATCGAGTGCCGCTCCACGAGGGACGGCTTTGGGTGGTCGACTGA
- a CDS encoding site-specific integrase — MAVVFSEVRGELIEGTPKNHQRRSVPIPRFLVEELAAHVAGKSRDALVFTSPNGGPLRNTNFRPRFFTPAAESVGLTGLTPHDLRHTAASLAVAAGANVKAVQRMLGHASAAMTLDVYADLFEGDLDHVADRLDQTATRGADHLRTAGLPDAVVDLFKRRSPGH, encoded by the coding sequence GTGGCGGTGGTATTCAGCGAAGTACGTGGGGAGCTGATCGAGGGCACTCCGAAGAACCACCAGCGGCGCTCCGTGCCGATCCCGCGTTTCCTCGTCGAGGAACTGGCCGCTCACGTTGCCGGCAAGTCCAGAGACGCGCTCGTGTTCACTTCGCCGAACGGAGGGCCGCTGCGGAACACGAACTTCCGGCCCCGGTTCTTCACTCCGGCGGCGGAATCGGTGGGCCTGACCGGCCTGACTCCGCACGACCTGCGGCACACTGCGGCGTCTCTCGCTGTGGCGGCCGGCGCCAACGTCAAGGCGGTCCAGCGGATGCTCGGCCACGCCTCCGCGGCCATGACCCTCGACGTGTACGCGGACCTCTTCGAGGGCGACCTCGACCACGTAGCGGACCGCCTCGACCAGACCGCCACACGGGGCGCGGACCATCTGCGGACTGCGGGCTTACCGGACGCCGTCGTCGATCTCTTCAAAAGAAGAAGCCCAGGTCACTGA
- a CDS encoding glycosyltransferase 87 family protein, giving the protein MPSPSAALTPTKRNLIVAAWIVAGIVAGLQAWGGLSRPLPDRLSDMQVYLGAVGDLWGGGSLYDFAAQNGAAPFTYPPFAGLVFAVLHWVPFTPMAVIWEICTFAVVVGIAVVVARRAEITFLDRRVLAPLLALVLFASAPISSNFRFGQISVFLVAAVLVDALQLASPRWRGIATGIAGAIKLTPMVFVPYYWFSGQRRTAIVSTITFVVCSGLGWLVLPGDSVRFWFTEIWDVNRVGNIATGGNQSLNGAMLRWGLPEGARTAAAVIGLIVVAVALYRASLAYRQNRLLLAAVTVGAAGLVLSPVSWTHHQVWLVLGALLVVGASRALMIGWSVLVLLVMIVPVTSLGSALGDEVVLGNARLWLAVALAAVVPAILRPAGNGTAPPAGRSGGSGHPSAVQEGASTLPQRRTGAGPARTRDRGVLP; this is encoded by the coding sequence ATGCCCTCACCCTCGGCTGCACTCACACCTACCAAGCGCAATCTGATCGTGGCCGCCTGGATCGTGGCCGGCATCGTGGCGGGATTGCAGGCTTGGGGCGGGCTGAGCCGGCCGTTGCCGGACCGGCTCTCCGACATGCAGGTCTACCTCGGCGCGGTGGGCGATCTGTGGGGCGGCGGCAGCCTCTACGACTTCGCGGCGCAGAACGGCGCGGCGCCGTTCACCTATCCGCCGTTCGCCGGCCTGGTGTTCGCTGTGCTGCACTGGGTGCCGTTCACGCCGATGGCCGTCATCTGGGAGATCTGCACGTTCGCCGTCGTGGTCGGCATCGCGGTGGTGGTGGCCCGGCGGGCCGAGATCACCTTCCTGGACCGGCGTGTGCTCGCCCCGCTCCTGGCCCTCGTGCTGTTCGCGTCCGCGCCGATCTCTAGCAATTTCCGGTTCGGGCAGATCAGCGTCTTCCTGGTGGCCGCGGTCCTGGTGGACGCCCTCCAGCTCGCGTCGCCGCGCTGGCGGGGGATAGCGACCGGCATCGCCGGGGCGATCAAGCTGACTCCGATGGTCTTCGTGCCCTACTACTGGTTCTCCGGTCAGCGTCGTACCGCGATCGTCTCCACCATCACGTTCGTGGTGTGCAGCGGACTCGGCTGGCTCGTTCTGCCGGGCGACTCGGTGCGGTTCTGGTTCACCGAGATCTGGGACGTCAACCGGGTGGGCAACATCGCCACCGGCGGCAACCAGTCGCTCAACGGCGCGATGCTGCGCTGGGGTCTGCCCGAGGGCGCCCGGACCGCCGCCGCCGTCATCGGCCTGATCGTCGTTGCCGTGGCGCTGTACCGGGCTTCGCTCGCGTACCGGCAGAATCGCCTGCTGCTCGCGGCCGTGACCGTCGGTGCCGCTGGGTTGGTGCTCTCCCCGGTGTCCTGGACACATCACCAGGTGTGGTTGGTGCTCGGCGCGCTGCTGGTGGTCGGCGCCAGCCGGGCGCTCATGATCGGCTGGTCGGTTCTGGTCCTGCTGGTGATGATCGTGCCGGTGACGTCCCTGGGGTCCGCGCTGGGCGACGAGGTCGTGCTCGGCAACGCCCGGCTCTGGCTGGCCGTGGCCCTGGCGGCTGTCGTCCCGGCCATTCTCCGGCCGGCCGGGAACGGGACGGCGCCACCGGCGGGCCGGAGCGGCGGATCGGGCCACCCATCAGCCGTCCAGGAAGGCGCTAGTACCCTTCCGCAACGCAGGACTGGGGCCGGTCCGGCTCGCACCCGTGATCGAGGAGTTCTCCCATGA
- a CDS encoding YcaO-like family protein has product MAAETIGRRHGMEMMVRDQTRPDLPLPTVKVLVPGLRPVAARFGPGRLYDAPVAQGRLVTATRYEDVNPIPLPL; this is encoded by the coding sequence ATGGCCGCCGAGACGATCGGCCGCCGCCACGGCATGGAGATGATGGTCCGCGACCAGACCCGCCCCGACCTCCCATTACCCACGGTCAAGGTGCTGGTTCCGGGTCTGCGGCCGGTGGCCGCCAGGTTCGGGCCCGGGCGACTCTATGACGCCCCGGTGGCTCAGGGGCGGCTCGTCACCGCCACCCGGTACGAGGATGTGAACCCGATACCGCTGCCGCTCTGA
- a CDS encoding TIGR03086 family metal-binding protein, translating to MTDTATQYQTALRPLTAVVEAVPPQAWDAPSPCAGWSARDVVRHLAETQHETLTTNGVNLGSAPDFDTDPVAAWHQHTRRVLDALADDDHVGRTIDWFFGPTTIGATFEQFYVWDMYIHRWDLARAAGLDAGLTDAELDRIEQGADRLGEALHMDGMCRPAITTTDGDRTTRVLARLGRVA from the coding sequence ATGACCGACACCGCGACGCAGTACCAGACCGCCCTCCGCCCGTTGACCGCCGTCGTCGAGGCGGTGCCGCCGCAGGCATGGGACGCGCCCTCCCCCTGCGCGGGCTGGAGCGCGCGGGACGTCGTCAGGCATCTCGCCGAGACCCAGCATGAGACGCTGACCACCAACGGCGTGAATCTCGGCAGTGCGCCGGACTTCGACACCGACCCGGTCGCCGCGTGGCACCAGCACACCCGGCGTGTGCTCGACGCCCTGGCGGATGACGACCACGTCGGCCGGACCATCGACTGGTTCTTCGGCCCGACGACGATCGGGGCGACTTTCGAGCAGTTCTACGTGTGGGACATGTACATCCACCGGTGGGACCTGGCCCGCGCCGCCGGGCTTGACGCCGGCCTCACCGACGCCGAGCTCGACCGGATCGAGCAGGGCGCCGACCGCCTCGGCGAGGCTCTGCACATGGACGGCATGTGCCGACCAGCGATCACCACCACCGACGGCGATCGCACCACCCGGGTTCTCGCACGTCTCGGCCGGGTTGCCTGA
- a CDS encoding helix-turn-helix domain-containing protein, which produces MKPDTAGGIDVDAEAGVVVSTVRRNPAELAHLTGPPDACHRTYRHAASADLAGLLRRFWIPVWSVPPGEEAPQRILQDPACLVVIGGDYARFYGVAPELSTTTLSGDGWAVGLVLAPAAGHRIAGPVGDLNDRYVDLEEVLGDDGRAVADRVRSLMAPNPHDPAAHRAVMGACEDTLRRFLPLDADGELVNALVAAVENDRELLQVAQICERFDIGERALQRLLRRRLGLTPKCLIQRRRLQAAAERLRRESTTQADLAAAVGYADQAHMIRDFVHVTGTTPGQFPAAQRS; this is translated from the coding sequence ATGAAACCCGACACCGCCGGCGGCATCGACGTCGACGCTGAGGCCGGCGTCGTCGTGAGCACGGTGCGCCGTAACCCGGCGGAGCTGGCGCATCTGACCGGCCCGCCCGACGCCTGTCACCGGACCTACCGGCACGCCGCGAGCGCGGACCTCGCCGGGCTGCTGCGTCGGTTCTGGATTCCGGTCTGGTCCGTGCCGCCGGGGGAGGAGGCGCCGCAGCGGATCCTGCAGGATCCCGCCTGCCTCGTCGTGATCGGCGGCGACTACGCGCGCTTCTACGGCGTCGCGCCCGAGCTGTCGACGACGACGCTCAGCGGTGACGGATGGGCCGTCGGGTTGGTGCTGGCGCCGGCTGCGGGTCACAGGATCGCCGGCCCGGTCGGCGACCTCAATGACCGCTACGTCGACCTGGAGGAGGTGCTCGGCGACGACGGGCGAGCCGTCGCCGACCGGGTACGGAGCCTTATGGCGCCGAATCCGCACGACCCGGCGGCCCACCGAGCCGTCATGGGCGCGTGCGAGGACACCTTGCGACGCTTCCTGCCGCTCGACGCGGACGGCGAACTCGTCAACGCTCTGGTCGCCGCCGTCGAGAACGATCGGGAACTGCTGCAGGTCGCGCAGATCTGCGAGCGGTTCGACATCGGCGAGCGAGCCCTGCAGCGCCTCCTGCGCCGCCGCCTCGGGCTCACCCCCAAGTGCCTCATCCAGCGCCGGCGGCTGCAGGCGGCCGCTGAGCGGCTGCGTCGGGAGAGCACCACTCAGGCCGATCTGGCCGCCGCCGTAGGCTACGCCGATCAGGCGCACATGATCCGGGACTTCGTGCACGTCACCGGGACGACCCCCGGGCAGTTCCCCGCGGCGCAGCGATCATGA